Proteins co-encoded in one Halococcoides cellulosivorans genomic window:
- a CDS encoding HalOD1 output domain-containing protein translates to MVERTEHDAQTSHSDGRAADERAGFESPSLDLVYAIAEFTGSDPKTMPPLYDAVDTDALDTLLNSETPIEISFEYEGHTVAVTGDSDVRVDGRTARSE, encoded by the coding sequence ATGGTAGAACGCACTGAACACGACGCCCAGACGTCGCATAGCGACGGACGTGCCGCCGACGAACGCGCAGGTTTCGAGTCCCCCAGCCTCGACCTGGTGTACGCGATTGCGGAGTTCACGGGTTCGGACCCGAAGACGATGCCGCCCCTGTACGATGCGGTCGACACGGACGCCCTGGACACGCTGCTGAACTCCGAGACGCCCATCGAGATCAGCTTCGAGTACGAGGGCCACACGGTCGCGGTCACCGGCGACAGCGATGTTCGGGTCGACGGACGGACCGCCCGTTCGGAGTGA
- a CDS encoding YbhB/YbcL family Raf kinase inhibitor-like protein — protein sequence MPFELHSPAFDDGDPIPREYGYTARNVNPPLEWTGVPDGTDTVALVMDDPDAVEPADKIWDHWVVWNLPAERGGVPEDASLAQASEGPNDYGERGYGGPNPPDGEHTYRFEAYAVDGDLDLRDADADALRAAVEGRTLATATIEGTYAP from the coding sequence GTGCCTTTCGAACTCCACAGTCCAGCGTTCGACGACGGCGACCCGATTCCGCGGGAGTACGGCTACACCGCGCGCAACGTCAACCCGCCCCTGGAGTGGACCGGCGTGCCGGACGGAACCGACACCGTCGCGCTCGTGATGGACGACCCCGACGCGGTCGAGCCGGCGGACAAAATCTGGGACCACTGGGTGGTCTGGAACCTGCCTGCCGAGCGCGGGGGTGTCCCAGAAGACGCCTCGCTCGCACAGGCCTCGGAGGGGCCCAACGACTACGGCGAACGCGGCTACGGCGGTCCGAACCCACCGGACGGCGAACACACCTATCGGTTCGAGGCGTACGCCGTCGACGGCGATCTCGATCTGCGCGACGCGGACGCCGATGCGCTTCGCGCGGCCGTGGAGGGGCGGACGCTTGCGACGGCCACGATCGAGGGAACGTACGCGCCCTGA
- a CDS encoding DUF5788 family protein, which produces MSGEPLDDDRRSELIDRVQRRGSTIGQSIPRTVTIDGTELALKEFVWETKRQGVVPPDQRDRVRSVRASLTSKRDAMVNRLRSEELSVEEAERIADEIVGIDRAIAALKNLREPDIAEADREHSIESSRRWVDFLDAIVGG; this is translated from the coding sequence GTGTCAGGTGAGCCACTGGACGACGACCGACGATCGGAACTGATCGACCGCGTTCAGCGCCGCGGATCGACGATCGGGCAGTCGATCCCCCGGACGGTGACCATCGACGGCACCGAGTTGGCGCTCAAGGAGTTCGTCTGGGAGACCAAACGCCAGGGTGTCGTTCCGCCCGACCAGCGCGACCGCGTCCGGTCGGTACGAGCGAGTCTCACGAGCAAGCGCGACGCGATGGTGAATCGCCTTCGGAGCGAGGAGCTCTCGGTCGAGGAGGCCGAGCGCATTGCAGACGAAATCGTCGGCATCGACCGCGCGATCGCGGCGCTGAAGAACCTCCGCGAACCCGACATCGCGGAGGCCGACCGCGAGCACTCCATCGAGAGCAGTCGCCGGTGGGTCGACTTTCTGGATGCCATCGTCGGCGGGTGA
- the thyX gene encoding FAD-dependent thymidylate synthase, whose product MDVRLLEATDDPDDLICRAARNDYAADFVVDEEFATVMDDIDGATVAEKRRNLITHLLDHGHFGPFEHPHATFGIEGISRSCMAQLTRHRHVSFDVQSMRYVAFDDVDPSSVGSGELVVVPPSTTDPDWVGRNQDAGSVDEETIEHRSAVFAEAVEQSVTAYQDLLESGMAPEDARFVLPIGTKVNVVMTMNARMLMHVGDMRAAGDAQWEIREMTEQILELAREWAPISFEHYMEELHGRKNRLAP is encoded by the coding sequence ATGGACGTTCGACTGCTGGAGGCCACCGACGACCCCGACGACCTGATCTGTCGGGCCGCACGGAACGACTACGCTGCCGACTTCGTCGTCGACGAGGAGTTCGCGACCGTGATGGACGACATCGACGGCGCGACCGTCGCGGAAAAACGCCGGAATCTCATCACACACCTCCTCGATCACGGCCACTTCGGCCCGTTCGAGCACCCCCACGCGACGTTCGGCATCGAGGGGATCAGCCGCTCGTGTATGGCCCAACTCACCAGGCATCGTCACGTGAGCTTCGACGTCCAGTCGATGCGGTACGTCGCCTTCGACGACGTGGATCCGAGTTCGGTCGGCTCGGGCGAACTCGTCGTCGTGCCGCCCTCGACGACCGATCCCGACTGGGTCGGGCGCAATCAGGACGCCGGATCGGTCGACGAGGAGACAATCGAGCACCGTAGCGCAGTCTTCGCTGAGGCCGTCGAACAGTCGGTCACGGCGTATCAGGACCTCCTGGAGTCGGGCATGGCCCCCGAAGACGCGCGCTTCGTCCTCCCCATCGGGACGAAAGTCAACGTCGTCATGACGATGAACGCCCGCATGCTGATGCACGTCGGAGACATGCGCGCGGCAGGCGACGCCCAGTGGGAGATCCGTGAGATGACCGAGCAGATCCTCGAACTCGCCCGCGAGTGGGCCCCAATCTCCTTCGAACACTACATGGAAGAGCTCCACGGACGGAAGAACCGCCTCGCGCCGTAG
- a CDS encoding presenilin family intramembrane aspartyl protease PSH, with translation MIDRRALVAAGGIAAIFLLVQLGALALVEPFREAGLQAVEDPQDPTNSALYVGLLLVVTLFMLAAIKFELTWVIRVVVVATGAYFAWLVLDAFGGLLGVPPTIGSAAGGVIALAIAVGLWVHPEWYVIDAAGVLMGAGAAGLFGISFGVLPAIVLLVALAVYDAISVYRTEHMLTLAEGVMDLRIPVVLVIPIERGYSFLEDGPSIGDDTADTDGGEESHDRDTTVEQSPTASDADASGEAATDSDPLDRGALFIGLGDAVMPTVLVASAVAFTPGGVAVSTIGGLPYTVPALGAMLGTFVGLAVLVRMVLAGRAHAGLPMLNGGAIAGYLLASLAVGVDLLVALGVTSV, from the coding sequence ATGATCGATCGTCGGGCCCTCGTCGCCGCGGGCGGGATCGCTGCGATTTTCCTGTTGGTGCAACTCGGTGCGCTCGCGCTGGTCGAGCCGTTCCGTGAGGCGGGTCTCCAGGCTGTCGAGGACCCTCAGGATCCGACGAACAGCGCGCTGTACGTCGGCCTGTTGCTCGTCGTGACGCTCTTTATGCTCGCGGCGATCAAGTTCGAGTTGACCTGGGTCATTCGGGTGGTCGTCGTCGCGACGGGAGCCTACTTCGCGTGGCTCGTCCTCGATGCGTTCGGGGGCCTGCTCGGCGTCCCGCCGACGATCGGGAGCGCCGCGGGTGGCGTGATCGCGCTCGCTATCGCCGTGGGGCTGTGGGTCCACCCGGAGTGGTACGTCATCGATGCTGCAGGAGTTCTCATGGGCGCGGGCGCGGCGGGCCTCTTTGGCATCAGCTTCGGGGTCTTGCCCGCAATCGTGTTGCTCGTCGCGCTGGCCGTCTACGACGCGATCAGCGTCTACCGGACCGAGCACATGCTCACGCTCGCAGAGGGTGTTATGGATCTCCGGATCCCGGTCGTGCTCGTCATCCCGATCGAACGGGGCTACTCGTTTCTGGAGGACGGCCCGTCGATCGGGGACGATACCGCAGACACCGACGGCGGTGAGGAGTCACACGACCGCGACACGACGGTCGAGCAGAGCCCGACGGCCAGTGACGCGGACGCGAGTGGCGAAGCGGCCACGGACAGCGACCCCCTCGATCGTGGGGCGCTCTTCATCGGCCTCGGTGACGCGGTGATGCCGACGGTGCTGGTCGCGAGTGCAGTGGCGTTCACGCCCGGTGGGGTCGCCGTCTCGACGATCGGTGGCCTGCCGTACACCGTGCCCGCGCTGGGAGCGATGCTCGGGACGTTCGTCGGCCTCGCCGTCCTCGTGCGGATGGTCCTGGCCGGGCGGGCCCACGCGGGCCTCCCGATGCTCAACGGCGGTGCGATCGCGGGCTATCTGCTCGCGTCGCTCGCGGTCGGTGTGGATCTGCTCGTCGCACTCGGTGTGACGAGCGTGTGA
- a CDS encoding H/ACA ribonucleoprotein complex subunit GAR1, with translation MQRIGTVESIANGVAVCRAPDADHPDIGTTALTDSLDDIGRVVDVFGPVERPYLAISPADGVHPPELVGQRLYWR, from the coding sequence ATGCAGCGAATTGGCACCGTCGAATCCATCGCCAACGGCGTCGCGGTCTGTCGCGCCCCCGACGCCGATCACCCCGATATCGGGACGACTGCCCTCACCGACAGTCTCGACGACATCGGCCGCGTGGTCGACGTGTTCGGCCCGGTCGAGCGACCCTACCTCGCGATTTCGCCGGCCGACGGGGTCCACCCGCCCGAACTGGTGGGTCAGCGACTCTACTGGCGCTGA
- the srp19 gene encoding signal recognition particle subunit SRP19 → MVEKVIWPAGLDAQCTRSEGRRVPQDLAVPEPTVDEIAEAVRQVGYDAVIERHKTYPREIETRGRVVVTQADDAGKSDLLGAVAAYVGALRA, encoded by the coding sequence ATGGTCGAGAAGGTCATCTGGCCCGCGGGCCTCGACGCGCAGTGTACCCGCTCGGAGGGCCGCCGCGTCCCACAGGACCTGGCGGTGCCCGAGCCGACGGTCGACGAGATCGCGGAGGCGGTCCGACAGGTGGGCTACGACGCGGTGATCGAACGCCACAAAACCTACCCCCGAGAGATCGAGACGCGTGGCCGTGTGGTCGTGACCCAGGCCGACGACGCCGGGAAGTCCGACCTGCTCGGGGCCGTCGCGGCCTACGTCGGAGCGCTGCGAGCGTAG
- a CDS encoding cobyric acid synthase, with protein sequence MAAILVAGTASHVGKSTVATGLARLLADRGLDVEPFKAQNMSTNARVAVRPEAVRETDDPLYGEIGVAQHTQARAAGVPPSTDHNPVLLKPRGDSESQLLLDGRPVAHADTAAFYGQYWERARETALAAYDRLDDRADVVVAEGAGSIAEINLHDRDLPNVEFARATDAQILLVVDIERGGAFAALYGTLELLPEDVRDQVVGAIVTKFRGDRSLLDPGIDAIERRTDVPVLAVLPHDDPGLPDEDSLSVPTDGVYRGGAGDSTAADVRATRIVVPQLPRLSNVADLDPLATMPGVEVVIRPLDRALTESTDAVVLPGTKNTVAAARAAREAGLGDRLATFSGPIVGLCGGYQILGERLHRADRETGGSPRSVAGLGLLAVETTFAAAKTIRRARYSIDARGPISGASGTVAGYEIHAGQTTTGDRPAPLDPASVATDRVLGTYLHGVFEHDGIRRAFLDAAGHDAARDRAARAPIDRAADLLRGRGVIDALDVASAAQRSRR encoded by the coding sequence ATGGCTGCGATCCTCGTCGCCGGGACGGCCAGCCACGTCGGCAAGTCGACCGTCGCGACGGGGCTCGCCCGCCTGCTGGCCGATCGGGGCCTCGACGTCGAGCCGTTCAAGGCCCAGAACATGTCGACCAACGCGCGCGTCGCCGTGCGCCCCGAGGCCGTTCGAGAGACCGACGACCCGCTGTACGGCGAGATCGGCGTCGCCCAGCACACCCAGGCGCGCGCGGCGGGCGTCCCGCCCTCGACCGATCACAACCCGGTCTTGCTCAAACCCCGGGGGGATAGCGAGAGCCAACTCCTGCTCGACGGGCGGCCCGTGGCCCACGCCGACACGGCGGCGTTCTACGGGCAGTACTGGGAGCGTGCCCGCGAGACCGCTCTCGCGGCGTACGACCGCCTCGACGACCGGGCGGACGTCGTCGTCGCGGAAGGCGCGGGGTCGATCGCGGAGATCAACCTCCACGATCGAGACCTCCCCAACGTCGAATTCGCACGGGCGACCGACGCGCAGATCCTGCTCGTCGTCGATATCGAGCGTGGCGGGGCGTTCGCCGCGCTCTACGGCACGCTCGAACTCCTGCCGGAGGACGTTCGCGATCAGGTCGTCGGTGCGATCGTCACGAAATTTCGCGGCGATCGCAGCCTCCTCGATCCGGGGATCGACGCCATCGAGCGCCGGACGGACGTGCCCGTCCTCGCGGTCCTCCCACACGACGATCCGGGGTTGCCCGACGAAGACAGCCTCTCCGTGCCCACGGACGGCGTCTACCGTGGCGGTGCCGGCGATTCGACCGCTGCCGACGTCCGAGCGACCCGGATCGTCGTGCCCCAACTCCCGCGGTTGTCCAACGTTGCCGATCTCGACCCGCTGGCGACGATGCCCGGCGTCGAGGTGGTGATCCGGCCACTCGACCGTGCGCTCACCGAGTCGACAGACGCGGTCGTCCTGCCCGGCACGAAAAATACCGTCGCGGCCGCGCGTGCGGCCCGCGAGGCCGGTCTCGGCGATCGTCTCGCGACGTTTTCCGGCCCGATCGTCGGGCTCTGTGGCGGGTATCAGATTCTCGGTGAGCGTCTCCACCGCGCGGATCGCGAGACCGGGGGATCGCCCCGATCGGTCGCCGGCCTCGGACTGCTCGCCGTCGAGACGACGTTCGCGGCGGCAAAGACGATCCGCCGCGCTCGGTATTCGATCGACGCTCGGGGCCCGATTTCGGGCGCCAGCGGCACCGTCGCGGGCTACGAGATCCACGCGGGGCAGACGACGACCGGCGATCGCCCCGCGCCGCTCGATCCCGCGAGCGTCGCGACCGATCGCGTGCTCGGCACCTACCTGCACGGGGTCTTCGAGCACGACGGGATTCGGCGGGCGTTTCTCGACGCCGCGGGCCACGACGCCGCCCGCGATCGGGCGGCGCGCGCCCCGATCGACCGCGCCGCCGATCTCCTCCGGGGGCGTGGCGTGATCGACGCGCTCGACGTGGCGTCGGCCGCTCAGAGGTCCCGCCGATAG
- a CDS encoding cob(I)yrinic acid a,c-diamide adenosyltransferase, with protein MTDDTASTSDASTDDRPDPVPPAADTSAITPSAPEEFGLLQCWYGPGKGKTTAALGMAMRAAGRGYRVHVLQFMKGGARSVGIERGEYAAMAAISGLSVEPTGAQGWHRGGRDDEHAAQARAALDRTREIDAADGPRPLDAPADDGVHMLVLDEIGYALNRSLIDADAVAGFLDDRPDDLEVVATGGHDRPDAIADRADLVSHIAKEAHPFDAGISARLGTEF; from the coding sequence ATGACCGACGACACAGCTTCCACGTCCGACGCATCGACCGACGACCGCCCCGACCCCGTTCCGCCGGCCGCCGACACGAGTGCGATCACGCCGAGCGCGCCCGAGGAGTTCGGCCTCCTGCAGTGCTGGTACGGCCCCGGAAAGGGCAAGACCACCGCCGCGCTCGGGATGGCGATGCGGGCCGCCGGACGCGGCTATCGCGTGCACGTCCTCCAGTTCATGAAAGGCGGTGCGCGAAGCGTCGGCATCGAGCGCGGCGAGTACGCTGCGATGGCTGCGATTTCCGGCCTGTCGGTCGAACCGACAGGGGCGCAGGGCTGGCATCGCGGTGGCCGCGACGACGAACACGCCGCGCAAGCGCGCGCCGCCCTCGATCGAACGCGTGAGATCGACGCCGCCGACGGCCCTCGACCGCTCGATGCGCCGGCCGACGACGGCGTCCACATGCTCGTCCTCGACGAGATCGGATACGCCCTCAACCGGTCGCTGATCGACGCCGACGCGGTCGCTGGGTTTCTCGACGACCGGCCCGACGATCTGGAAGTCGTCGCGACCGGTGGGCACGATCGCCCCGACGCGATCGCCGACCGGGCCGACCTCGTGAGCCACATCGCAAAGGAAGCCCATCCCTTCGACGCGGGGATTTCCGCCCGTCTCGGGACCGAGTTCTGA
- a CDS encoding cobyrinate a,c-diamide synthase: MPGVVLAGTGSSVGKTVTTLAALAGFREQGVTVQPAKAGPDYVDPSQHTAIADRPSRTLDPWLSGPRGCLANYARGSGDLCVVEGVMGLYDGTRASTASVAATLGLPVVLVVDASGAGRSIAATVEGFRRFADRAPASPEVAGVIFQRARDGPHLDRVRAALPDGIVDCGRISPDDALAIPDRHLGLYQGTETTIDRDALARAAEDLRLDRIRALARRPRASGGVDDRSARTLLSKDDRPTIAVARDRAFTFCYPGVRERLGRRANVRPFAPTRGDPLPPADAVYLPGGYPERFAPELADSPALADLARRASEGLPVFGECGGLIALAESLTVDGQRHAMAGVLPADVRMTDRPQAIGHVELSARRDSPIASPDTTIQGHEFHYSTATARDARYTFDTDGTGLDGCDGLTEYSTVGTYAHLHAASGVFDSLLDAARSESHS; this comes from the coding sequence ATCCCGGGGGTCGTCCTCGCCGGGACGGGATCGAGCGTCGGCAAGACCGTCACGACGCTCGCCGCCCTCGCGGGCTTTCGCGAGCAGGGCGTGACCGTCCAGCCCGCGAAAGCCGGGCCGGACTACGTCGACCCGAGTCAACACACCGCGATCGCCGATCGCCCCTCGCGCACGCTCGACCCCTGGCTCTCTGGCCCCCGGGGCTGTCTCGCGAACTACGCGCGCGGATCGGGCGACCTGTGTGTCGTCGAGGGCGTGATGGGGCTGTACGACGGCACGCGGGCGAGCACTGCGAGCGTCGCCGCGACGCTCGGCCTCCCGGTCGTACTCGTCGTCGACGCGAGCGGCGCCGGCCGGTCGATCGCTGCGACCGTCGAGGGGTTTCGACGCTTCGCGGACCGCGCGCCCGCGTCGCCAGAGGTCGCCGGCGTGATCTTCCAGCGGGCGCGCGACGGCCCACACCTCGATCGGGTCAGGGCGGCGTTGCCCGACGGGATCGTCGACTGCGGGCGAATCTCTCCGGACGACGCGCTCGCGATTCCGGATCGCCACCTCGGTCTGTACCAGGGCACGGAGACGACGATCGATCGCGACGCGCTCGCTCGCGCTGCCGAAGACCTCCGCCTCGATCGGATTCGAGCGCTCGCGCGTCGCCCGCGAGCCAGCGGCGGCGTCGACGACCGCTCTGCGCGGACGCTCCTCTCGAAAGACGACCGCCCGACGATCGCCGTCGCGCGCGATCGCGCGTTCACCTTTTGCTATCCCGGCGTCCGGGAACGTCTCGGCCGTCGCGCCAACGTCCGTCCGTTCGCTCCGACCCGTGGTGATCCGCTGCCACCAGCCGACGCGGTGTATCTCCCTGGCGGCTATCCCGAGCGGTTCGCGCCCGAACTGGCCGACAGCCCGGCACTCGCGGACCTCGCCCGACGGGCCAGTGAGGGCCTGCCGGTCTTCGGAGAGTGCGGCGGGTTGATTGCCCTCGCGGAATCGCTCACCGTCGACGGCCAGCGCCACGCGATGGCGGGCGTGCTCCCCGCCGACGTGCGGATGACCGACCGGCCACAGGCGATCGGGCACGTCGAACTGTCCGCACGACGCGACTCACCGATCGCATCCCCCGACACGACGATCCAGGGCCACGAGTTTCACTACTCGACGGCGACGGCCCGGGACGCCCGGTACACCTTCGACACCGACGGGACTGGTCTCGACGGCTGCGACGGCCTCACCGAGTACAGCACCGTCGGCACGTACGCCCACCTCCACGCGGCGAGCGGCGTGTTCGATTCACTTCTCGACGCCGCACGATCTGAGTCACACTCATGA
- a CDS encoding adenosylcobinamide amidohydrolase produces the protein MPEIAIRDGVCRVAHEGSWLVTGPLGGQQAADGAAIVSVPADWSARDLDRAARARLARAGFDHVPTLFTAVDVATARGARLDGVCVIATAGLTNPAALPLDPSEADDPPGQVDDVGATDEKTPFHPGTVNLVVTTDRALAGGTQATLLATVVEAKTATLHALTGFTGTTSDAVAIGSDRSGPDAAFAGAATPVGDAARACVREAVRAALAAGDRDPPASVATADAGARTDRRAEVFDP, from the coding sequence ATGCCTGAGATCGCGATCCGGGACGGCGTCTGCCGGGTCGCTCACGAGGGGTCGTGGCTTGTCACCGGGCCGCTCGGCGGGCAGCAGGCGGCCGACGGCGCGGCGATCGTGTCGGTGCCAGCGGACTGGTCGGCGCGTGACCTGGACCGCGCCGCTCGCGCCCGCCTCGCTCGGGCGGGGTTCGATCACGTGCCGACACTGTTCACTGCGGTCGACGTAGCGACCGCGCGTGGCGCGCGCCTCGACGGCGTCTGTGTGATCGCGACCGCGGGGCTGACCAACCCCGCGGCGCTCCCGCTCGATCCGAGCGAGGCGGACGATCCACCCGGCCAGGTCGACGACGTCGGCGCGACCGACGAGAAGACGCCGTTCCACCCCGGGACAGTCAACCTGGTCGTCACGACCGACCGCGCGCTCGCGGGGGGCACGCAGGCCACACTGCTCGCGACGGTGGTCGAGGCCAAGACGGCAACGCTGCACGCACTGACGGGCTTCACTGGGACGACCAGTGACGCGGTCGCCATCGGTTCGGATCGTTCGGGCCCCGACGCGGCGTTCGCGGGCGCGGCGACGCCGGTCGGTGACGCCGCGCGGGCCTGCGTCCGGGAGGCCGTTCGCGCGGCGCTCGCGGCGGGCGATCGCGACCCGCCCGCCTCGGTCGCGACCGCCGACGCCGGCGCGCGGACCGATCGCCGCGCGGAGGTGTTCGACCCGTGA
- the cobD gene encoding threonine-phosphate decarboxylase CobD, with translation MNRDRALDLDRVTHGGSTADVIDFSANVNPRTPPGVEAVFRRALERSRSYPPEPPARFRQAAARAVDVQPAQVIPTPGGLAALRLTLALAVEAGDRALVPAPSFGEYAREVRLQGGRVRTRDPRAVLDADPGPFAVAVVCRPNNPTGWCPERDRLRSFAERCRAAGTLLVVDEAFLGYTDRPTLAGTPGTVVLRSLTKLYGLPGLRAGYAVATDDWRDALASARRPWNVGVPALAVGAHCLGQRTFVAQTRERVRAERARLADALDDRFDVRPSDAPFVLVEVPGSVDDLLANCRERGVVLRDARTFDGLDSHVRIAIRTPAENDRFLEAIHA, from the coding sequence ATGAACCGCGATCGGGCGCTCGATCTGGACCGCGTCACGCACGGTGGGTCGACCGCCGACGTGATCGACTTCAGCGCGAACGTCAACCCACGGACGCCACCTGGCGTCGAGGCGGTTTTCCGACGTGCGCTGGAGCGCTCGCGATCGTACCCGCCGGAGCCACCCGCGCGCTTTCGCCAGGCCGCCGCCCGGGCGGTCGACGTTCAACCCGCGCAGGTGATTCCCACGCCGGGTGGCCTCGCGGCGCTTCGCCTGACGCTCGCACTCGCCGTCGAGGCGGGCGATCGCGCGCTCGTCCCAGCGCCGAGTTTCGGCGAGTACGCCCGCGAGGTTCGACTCCAGGGCGGTCGGGTGAGGACCCGCGACCCGCGCGCCGTGCTCGATGCGGATCCGGGGCCGTTCGCCGTCGCCGTGGTCTGTCGGCCGAACAACCCGACGGGCTGGTGTCCAGAGCGCGATCGGCTGCGATCGTTCGCCGAGCGCTGTCGGGCGGCGGGGACGCTTCTGGTCGTCGACGAGGCGTTTCTCGGCTACACCGACCGGCCGACGCTCGCTGGCACGCCCGGGACCGTCGTGCTCCGGTCGCTGACCAAGCTGTACGGGCTCCCCGGGTTGCGAGCGGGCTATGCCGTCGCGACCGACGACTGGCGGGACGCACTCGCGAGTGCGCGCCGGCCCTGGAACGTCGGTGTGCCCGCGCTCGCCGTCGGGGCCCACTGTCTCGGCCAGCGCACCTTCGTCGCTCAGACGCGCGAGCGCGTTCGGGCCGAACGCGCGCGTCTGGCGGACGCCCTCGACGACCGCTTCGACGTTCGACCCTCGGACGCTCCGTTCGTGCTCGTCGAGGTTCCAGGGTCCGTCGACGACCTCCTCGCGAACTGTCGCGAGCGCGGTGTCGTGCTCCGCGACGCCCGCACGTTCGACGGCCTCGACTCGCACGTCCGGATCGCGATTCGGACGCCCGCCGAGAACGACCGCTTCCTGGAGGCGATCCATGCCTGA
- a CDS encoding NTP transferase domain-containing protein, whose amino-acid sequence MDGLVMCGGRGERLDADCEKPLVEIDGVPMVERVRDALDAVLETVYAVTSPATPETRAALDPPIIDAPGAGYVEDLSYALDRVVRPVVTATADLPFLDAAHVRRLRLAHDDRGLAVAVPLALVRAIGVSVDRTREIDGRTVVPTGLGLVDGSETEWLVWDDSALAIEVDRPGDRALAEGYA is encoded by the coding sequence GTGGACGGTCTCGTGATGTGTGGCGGACGGGGCGAGCGCCTCGACGCTGATTGCGAGAAACCACTCGTCGAGATCGACGGCGTCCCGATGGTCGAGCGCGTCCGTGACGCCCTCGACGCGGTCCTGGAGACCGTCTACGCGGTCACCTCGCCTGCCACGCCCGAGACCCGTGCGGCGCTCGATCCGCCGATCATCGACGCGCCCGGCGCGGGCTACGTCGAGGACCTCTCCTATGCGCTCGATCGGGTCGTCCGACCGGTCGTGACGGCGACTGCGGACCTCCCTTTCCTCGACGCCGCTCACGTCCGCCGGCTCCGGTTGGCCCACGACGATCGCGGTCTCGCGGTCGCGGTCCCGCTCGCGCTCGTTCGCGCGATCGGCGTGAGTGTCGATCGCACCCGCGAGATCGACGGGCGAACGGTCGTGCCGACCGGCCTGGGACTGGTCGATGGGAGCGAGACCGAGTGGCTGGTCTGGGACGATTCGGCGCTCGCGATCGAGGTCGACCGCCCCGGTGACCGCGCGCTCGCGGAGGGGTACGCGTGA
- a CDS encoding adenosylcobinamide-GDP ribazoletransferase: MIPAVVGAIGFGTRLPVGVDDDAWTALTDRPGVLVLAAVPTGLAGALAVVLPGPSATVAIAYLLALVAVGGITHLDGLADCADGAAAHGSPAERRAIVADTAIGVGGTLAIAGSVAALVAAGLTLANGPAVQAAGIVLASEATASVAMVALAVGGSAATDGLGATVIEPAGGIDALIAGLIGTPLVAAAALAGPLVPVAVGAGGTLAALAVWTWARRTLGGLTGDVLGASHATARICAVHAGVIVWTVS; the protein is encoded by the coding sequence ATGATTCCCGCGGTCGTCGGTGCGATCGGGTTCGGCACGCGCTTGCCCGTCGGCGTCGACGACGACGCCTGGACTGCGCTCACCGATCGCCCGGGCGTGCTCGTCCTCGCGGCGGTCCCGACCGGACTCGCCGGCGCGCTCGCGGTCGTACTGCCTGGACCGTCTGCGACCGTCGCGATCGCGTACCTGCTCGCGCTCGTCGCCGTCGGCGGGATCACCCATCTCGACGGCCTCGCGGACTGTGCGGACGGGGCGGCCGCCCACGGTTCGCCCGCCGAGCGCCGCGCGATCGTGGCCGACACCGCGATCGGCGTCGGCGGCACGCTCGCGATCGCCGGCAGCGTCGCGGCGCTGGTCGCCGCCGGCCTCACACTCGCGAACGGGCCTGCAGTCCAGGCGGCGGGGATCGTCCTCGCGAGCGAGGCGACGGCGAGTGTCGCGATGGTCGCGCTCGCGGTCGGCGGGTCCGCAGCGACCGACGGATTGGGCGCGACGGTGATCGAGCCTGCGGGCGGGATCGACGCTCTGATCGCGGGCCTCATCGGCACGCCACTCGTCGCCGCAGCGGCCCTCGCGGGCCCGCTCGTCCCGGTCGCGGTCGGCGCTGGTGGCACACTCGCCGCGCTCGCGGTCTGGACCTGGGCGCGACGGACGCTCGGTGGACTGACCGGCGACGTTCTCGGGGCGAGTCACGCTACGGCCCGAATCTGTGCGGTCCACGCGGGGGTGATCGTGTGGACGGTCTCGTGA